A stretch of Lactuca sativa cultivar Salinas chromosome 6, Lsat_Salinas_v11, whole genome shotgun sequence DNA encodes these proteins:
- the LOC111904277 gene encoding uncharacterized protein LOC111904277, producing MTIPNQDCLSQSVTSPFARELLDYEIPNTVKLLNLKTYNGAINPESHIDTYEWKMTSLKVDKRFWCTYFPTILDGNAGTWFMTLRTGNIYNFVQLKYLFLTNFMQLRKYKVNSHSIIGCKKKEGESVREYFTWFTNATLDVSGHDEGLIVGAFTCRLLPGPRSQKLMGKKPQTRSELKERVETYLRQEEGEAAKKAYLNVMTVKRSNPSYSETSGDAGTLDEGRDHYATSGCSLRLTDGVVVHMYMWSQTSSKREPQKDGTANTTKAEHMTLPTVQPLKKKWRKKKIKGDLVEVAHSLRAKFDIENAKGAPKEGTQPKEIFMIRAKRSRHEGPAHQENLTPMTQEHTFSAQDPRPEGWTGDNPLIIQTSIKYVVIHRVYVDTGSSVDIIYDHCFRLLPDRWKNGLRPTMRRLVGFTGHSLWPLGMIHLPLTLTSHDKQRRKIVLVDFVVIRHSAEHNIIMGRPALLKLGAIPSTMHGIVKLNTIGGPAMILATQPRKLQCFTIMQPAEITRETKKARGKSAYEKEVINDEHSDQTTSIGGNLPGHTRRALIDLLRRYKHIFAWTPTDMVGVERKIIEHKLMIKPGTKEIKHKKRVQGEIVIGRLMRRWQS from the coding sequence ATGACCATCCCCAATCAGGACTGCCTGTCACAGAGTGTCACATCTCCATTCGCCAGGGAACTACTAGATTACGAAATCCCAAACACAGTAAAGCTCCTTAACTTGAAAACTTACAACGGCGCCATCAATCCGGAAAGTCACATTGACACCTATGAATGGAAAATGACGTCGTTAAAGGTAGACAAGCGTTTCTGGTGCACATACTTTCCAACGATACTAGATGGAAATGCGGGCACGTGGTTCATGACGTTGCGCACAGGCAACATTTACAACTTTGTCCAACTCAAGTATCTTTTCCTCACCAACTTCATGCAACTGCGAAAGTACAAAGTCAATTCCCATTCCATCATCGGGTGTAAGAAAAAGGAAGGGGAAAGCGTAAGAGAGTATTTCACATGGTTTACAAATGCCACGCTAGATGTGTCGGGTCATGACGAGGGTCTTATAGTCGGCGCCTTTACATGCAGACTTCTCCCTGGCCCTCGGTCACAAAAACTCATGGGCAAAAAACCACAGACAAGATCTGAGTTAAAGGAGAGGGTGGAAACATATTTAAGACAGGAGGAAGGCGAAGCAGCAAAAAAAGCATACTTAAACGTCATGACTGTCAAGCGTTCTAACCCATCCTACTCAGAAACATCAGGGGACGCAGGCACTTTGGACGAGGGAAGAGACCACTATGCCACTTCAGGCTGTTCGTTAAGGTTGACAGACGGGGTCGTCGTCCATATGTATATGTGGTCGCAGACAAGCAGCAAGAGAGAACCCCAAAAGGACGGTACTGCGAATACCACAAAAGCAGAACACATGACACTACCAACTGTTCAACCCTTAAAAAAGAAATGGAGGAAAAAAAAGATCAAGGGAGATCTTGTGGAGGTAGCACATAGCCTGCGTGCCAAGTTTGACATAGAAAACGCCAAGGGAGCTCCGAAAGAAGGTACCCAACCCAAAGAAATATTCATGATTCGAGCCAAGAGAAGCAGACATGAGGGACCTGCACATCAAGAGAACCTCACGCCCATGACACAGGAGCACACATTTTCAGCACAAGATCCCAGACCCGAAGGTTGGACAGGTGATAACCCTCTCATAATACAGACCTCTATTAAATACGTGGTCATACACAGAGTATATGTTGACACAGGTAGCTCCGTAGACATTATCTACGATCATTGCTTTAGACTCCTTCCAGACAGGTGGAAAAACGGCTTGAGACCCACAATGAGAAGGTTAGTTGGATTCACGGGACACAGTTTATGGCCGCTAGGCATGATCCACCTCCCCCTTACGCTGACTAGTCATGACAAGCAACGAAGGAAAATAGTCCTAGTCGATTTCGTCGTAATCCGACATTCAGCAGAGCATAATATCATTATGGGAAGGCCAGCCTTGCTCAAATTAGGCGCGATTCCGTCCACAATGCATGGGATAGTGAAGTTGAACACTATCGGAGGCCCGGCCATGATCCTGGCCACACAACCAAGAAAGCTACAGTGCTTTACGATTATGCAACCAGCCGAGATAACGAGAGAAACCAAAAAAGCACGGGGCAAATCGGCATACGAGAAAGAAGTGATCAACGATGAACACTCTGATCAAACAACCAGCATCGGTGGCAACCTTCCAGGGCACACCAGGCGTGCACTCATCGACCTCCTCAGGAGATACAAGCACATATTCGCGTGGACTCCCACAGATATGGTAGGCGTAGAGCGGAAAATCATCGAACATAAGCTCATGATTAAACCAGGTACAAAGGAAATTAAACATAAAAAGCGTGTCCAGGGGGAGATCGTAATAGGGCGATTAATGCGGAGGTGGCAAAGCTGA